In the genome of Acidimicrobiales bacterium, one region contains:
- a CDS encoding zinc-binding dehydrogenase, producing MKTLASVVVGLGESEVREIEVPEVGSDGGWMRVEATGVCGSDVGAYLKRQGPDRILGHEVVGTVHQLGPDAERRWGLREGDRIMIEEYIPCGHCRLCRSGDARLCAETDTFAGGAGVIRFGSTGLDVAPGLWGGYSQYMYLHPNTMWHRVPESIPAHEVPLALPLSNGYEWAYREGGAAPGKAVIVIGPGQQGLGAVVAAKEAGASLVIVAGLTKDKGRLEMGERLGADRTVDVEQQSLVEVVRELTNGEMADVVVDVAAGNEQTLASGIDCLHMRGTMVCAVGEPTPTVNMGAMRARMLTLKGVRGHSYRAVDWAIDYLAHGRLPYREITAPALALSEVDAAIRRTGTSDVIHVSVDPWT from the coding sequence ATGAAGACGCTTGCGTCGGTGGTGGTCGGGCTCGGCGAGTCCGAGGTACGCGAGATCGAGGTGCCCGAGGTCGGGAGCGACGGCGGCTGGATGCGCGTCGAAGCGACGGGGGTCTGCGGCAGCGACGTCGGCGCCTACCTGAAGCGCCAGGGCCCCGACCGGATTCTCGGCCACGAGGTCGTGGGCACCGTGCACCAGCTCGGCCCGGACGCCGAGCGGCGCTGGGGGCTGCGCGAGGGCGACCGGATCATGATCGAGGAGTACATCCCCTGCGGCCACTGCCGGCTGTGCCGCAGCGGCGATGCCCGGCTGTGCGCCGAGACCGACACCTTCGCCGGCGGCGCGGGCGTGATCCGCTTCGGCTCCACCGGCCTCGACGTCGCGCCCGGGCTGTGGGGTGGCTACAGCCAGTACATGTACCTGCACCCGAACACGATGTGGCACCGGGTGCCGGAGTCGATCCCGGCCCACGAGGTGCCGCTCGCGCTGCCGCTCTCCAACGGCTACGAGTGGGCCTACCGCGAGGGCGGGGCGGCGCCGGGTAAGGCGGTGATCGTCATCGGTCCGGGGCAGCAGGGCCTCGGCGCCGTCGTCGCCGCCAAGGAGGCGGGCGCCTCGCTCGTCATCGTCGCCGGCCTCACCAAGGACAAGGGACGCCTCGAGATGGGTGAACGCCTCGGTGCTGACCGCACCGTCGACGTCGAGCAGCAGTCGCTCGTCGAGGTGGTGCGCGAGCTCACCAACGGCGAGATGGCCGACGTCGTCGTCGACGTCGCCGCCGGCAACGAGCAGACCCTCGCGTCGGGGATCGACTGCCTGCACATGCGGGGGACGATGGTCTGCGCGGTCGGCGAGCCGACGCCTACGGTGAACATGGGGGCGATGCGCGCCCGCATGCTCACCCTGAAGGGGGTGCGCGGCCACAGCTACCGCGCCGTCGACTGGGCGATCGATTACCTCGCGCACGGTCGCCTGCCCTACCGCGAGATCACCGCGCCGGCGCTCGCGCTGAGCGAGGTGGACGCCGCCATCCGCCGCACCGGGACGAGCGACGTGATCCACGTGAGCGTCGACCCGTGGACCTGA